Genomic window (Deltaproteobacteria bacterium):
CGACGGGGTTTCGCACCGCGGTCTCCAGGCCCCTGCGCCAGCGCGGCAGCACCTCGGCGGGCGGCGGAATGCGGCGGCGCTTGCGGGCATGGAAGCGTCCGCCGCCCGCCCGCCACTGCTCCACCGGGTTGTGCAGGCCCTGGATGTCGATGCACTGGCGGCGGTAGAGGGCGAGCAGCATCTTCAGCGCGCTGTTGGCCTGGACCCAGCCGGCGTCGCGGGTGAGGCGGGCGAAGCACTGTTCGACGTCCCGGCGGGAGATGGTGTCGAGGGGGCGGTCGAGCCAGGAAGCCAGGTCTCGGTAGACCGCGCTCCGGTAGTGGGCGAGGGTGCTGGGCTTTCGCTCGGGGCCGGCAAGGAGATGGTCCTCGAAGGCTTCGCGCACGGTGGGCATGGCGCGGGTGCGGGCGCGCTCGCCCGCGGGGTCCTCGCCGGCGGCGACCTTGCCCAAGGTCTCGTGGGCGGCGCGACGGGCCTGCTCGGCGGTCACCTTGCCGTGGCGGCCGATGACCAGGCGGCGGTTGGCGGCCTTTCTGCCGCCCTGGCCCGCGCGGTAGTTGACGATGTAGGAGCGCACGCCCGAGGGCTGGACCCGAACGCCGAAGCCGGTCAGGCGGTCGTCCCATGCGATGAAGGGAGTGGG
Coding sequences:
- a CDS encoding integrase family protein; protein product: MSTHSGKRTAILKMTLNKRSVDALVPGPTPFIAWDDRLTGFGVRVQPSGVRSYIVNYRAGQGGRKAANRRLVIGRHGKVTAEQARRAAHETLGKVAAGEDPAGERARTRAMPTVREAFEDHLLAGPERKPSTLAHYRSAVYRDLASWLDRPLDTISRRDVEQCFARLTRDAGWVQANSALKMLLALYRRQCIDIQGLHNPVEQWRAGGGRFHARKRRRIPPPAEVLPRWRRGLETAVRNPVARDAFLFGLYTGMRRAEVFGLGWTQVDLDACALRVEETKTGEPLEFPLTRQLTEILDGRRAARGAFPEKSRAWVFPSEISRTGHLEGMQHLNARIGEAGGARFWFHALRNCFITVADRELMLPTSLTKRLVNHARPQDVTEGYAADWTMDQLRDAAQKVADRIDELARG